A genomic region of Methanothermobacter sp. CaT2 contains the following coding sequences:
- the rpoA1 gene encoding DNA-directed RNA polymerase subunit A' — protein sequence MRGILKKISQINFGLMSPEDIRKMSVAQIVTPDTYDEDGYPIENGLMDPRLGVIDPSLRCRTCGAKGGECPGHFGSINLARPVIHVGFADTIHKILRSTCRKCSRVLLTETEIEEYRQRILDAMEKEESLTPIIKEIYTEARRDKCPHCEEEQEEIKLDKPVSIVEGDYKLTPSEVRERLERISDDDALILGVNPEVARPEWMVLTVLPVPPVTVRPSITLETGERSEDDLTHKLVDILRINQRLKENMEAGAPQLIVEDLWELLQYHVTTYFDNEASGVPPARHRSGRPLKTLAQRLKGKEGRFRSNLSGKRVNFSARTVISPDPNISINEVGVPEIIAREVTVPVYVTEWNLDRMREYIENGPDVHPGANYVIRPDGRKIRIYNETKEVVLENLKPGYIVERHLKDGDIVLFNRQPSLHRMSMMAHQVRVLPYKTFRLNLCVCPPYNADFDGDEMNMHVFQTEESRAEAKTLMRVQEHILSPRFGGPIIGGIHDHISGAYLLTRKSAVFSEEKVFQILKKAGLPLPDRRGRDWTGKEIFSMVLPDDLNMVYRAEVCRKCEECLEMECENDAYVVIENGQLISGVIDEKAYGAFAGKILDHIVKEYGTDAAREFLDSATKLAIAGIMHAGFTTSTNDEEIPEEARERIEAHLRNAEARVDQLIEAYENGELEPLPGRSLEETLEMKIMQVLGEARDKSGEIAESYFDMDENHAVIMALTGARGSMLNLTQITACVGQQSVRGGRISRGYDNRTLPHFKKGELGAKSRGFVHSSYKEGLDPIEFFFHAMGGREGLVDTAIRTAQSGYMQRRLVNALQDLTVDEDGRVVDNRGVIIQNRFGEDGVDPAKSDYGRVVDLDKLVEEIRLKSKG from the coding sequence TTGAGAGGAATTTTAAAGAAAATTTCCCAGATAAACTTTGGCCTCATGTCCCCCGAGGATATCAGGAAGATGTCCGTCGCCCAGATCGTCACCCCGGACACCTACGACGAGGACGGGTACCCCATAGAGAACGGGCTCATGGATCCCAGGCTCGGTGTGATAGACCCCAGCCTCCGCTGCAGGACCTGCGGCGCCAAGGGTGGGGAGTGCCCGGGACACTTCGGAAGCATAAACCTTGCAAGACCCGTCATACACGTGGGATTCGCAGACACCATACACAAGATCCTGCGATCAACGTGCAGAAAATGCAGCAGGGTCCTCCTCACAGAGACTGAAATCGAGGAATACCGTCAGAGGATCCTTGATGCAATGGAGAAGGAGGAAAGCCTCACACCCATAATAAAGGAGATATACACAGAGGCGCGCCGTGATAAGTGCCCCCACTGTGAGGAGGAACAGGAGGAGATCAAACTCGACAAGCCCGTCTCAATCGTCGAGGGAGACTACAAGCTCACACCCAGTGAGGTGAGGGAGCGTCTTGAGAGGATAAGCGATGACGACGCCCTCATCCTCGGTGTCAACCCAGAGGTTGCAAGGCCAGAATGGATGGTCCTGACAGTCCTCCCGGTCCCCCCGGTCACGGTGAGGCCCTCAATCACCCTTGAAACCGGTGAAAGGTCAGAGGACGACCTGACCCATAAACTTGTCGATATACTCAGGATAAACCAGCGCCTCAAGGAGAACATGGAGGCAGGGGCTCCCCAGCTGATCGTGGAGGACCTCTGGGAACTGCTCCAGTACCATGTGACCACCTACTTCGATAACGAGGCCTCAGGTGTCCCCCCTGCAAGGCACCGATCCGGAAGACCCCTCAAGACCCTGGCCCAGAGGCTCAAGGGTAAGGAGGGACGTTTCAGAAGCAACCTTTCAGGTAAGAGGGTTAACTTCTCTGCCCGTACCGTCATCTCACCGGACCCCAACATCAGCATAAACGAGGTGGGTGTCCCTGAAATCATAGCCAGGGAGGTCACCGTACCGGTCTACGTCACAGAATGGAACCTGGACCGTATGAGGGAGTACATAGAAAACGGGCCAGACGTCCACCCTGGAGCCAACTACGTCATAAGACCCGACGGGCGCAAGATAAGGATCTACAACGAGACCAAGGAGGTCGTCCTTGAGAACCTCAAACCCGGATACATAGTTGAGAGACACCTCAAGGATGGTGACATCGTACTGTTCAACCGTCAGCCATCCCTCCACAGGATGTCCATGATGGCCCACCAGGTCCGTGTACTGCCCTACAAGACCTTCCGTCTCAACCTGTGTGTCTGCCCACCCTACAACGCCGACTTTGACGGTGACGAGATGAACATGCACGTGTTCCAGACCGAGGAATCCAGGGCAGAGGCCAAGACCCTCATGCGTGTCCAGGAACACATACTATCACCCAGATTCGGTGGGCCCATAATAGGTGGTATACATGACCATATATCAGGCGCCTACCTCCTCACAAGGAAGAGTGCGGTCTTCAGTGAGGAGAAGGTCTTCCAGATCCTCAAGAAGGCAGGACTGCCACTTCCAGACAGAAGAGGACGTGACTGGACCGGTAAGGAGATCTTCAGCATGGTCCTCCCAGACGACCTCAACATGGTCTACCGGGCCGAGGTCTGCAGGAAATGCGAGGAATGCCTTGAAATGGAATGTGAAAACGACGCCTACGTTGTGATAGAAAACGGTCAGCTGATCTCAGGGGTCATCGACGAGAAGGCCTACGGTGCCTTCGCCGGTAAGATCCTCGACCATATCGTCAAGGAGTACGGCACCGACGCCGCAAGGGAATTCCTTGACTCAGCAACCAAGCTCGCCATCGCAGGTATAATGCACGCGGGTTTCACCACAAGTACCAACGATGAGGAGATCCCTGAGGAGGCACGTGAGCGGATAGAGGCCCACCTGCGGAACGCAGAGGCACGGGTGGACCAGCTCATTGAGGCCTATGAGAACGGTGAACTCGAACCGCTACCCGGAAGGAGCCTCGAGGAGACTCTGGAGATGAAGATAATGCAGGTCCTCGGTGAAGCAAGGGACAAGTCAGGGGAAATCGCAGAGAGCTACTTTGACATGGACGAGAACCACGCAGTAATCATGGCACTTACAGGTGCAAGGGGTTCAATGCTCAACCTCACCCAGATAACAGCCTGTGTGGGACAGCAGTCAGTCAGGGGTGGCCGTATCAGCAGGGGATACGACAACAGGACACTCCCCCACTTCAAGAAGGGAGAGCTCGGTGCTAAGTCCCGCGGATTCGTGCACTCAAGTTACAAGGAGGGACTTGACCCCATAGAATTCTTCTTCCATGCCATGGGGGGAAGAGAGGGTCTCGTTGATACAGCCATCCGTACAGCTCAGAGCGGTTACATGCAGAGGCGTCTCGTAAACGCCCTCCAGGACCTCACAGTCGATGAGGACGGCAGGGTAGTTGATAACAGGGGTGTTATAATACAGAACCGCTTCGGTGAGGATGGCGTTGATCCGGCAAAGAGTGACTATGGAAGGGTAGTGGACCTCGACAAACTCGTAGAGGAGATAAGGCTCAAGTCAAAGGGGTAA
- the rpoA2 gene encoding DNA-directed RNA polymerase subunit A'' produces MVRLFSRIAERNQGLEDDELLDAVEEDYQRILKVQALVKRKRAKFPPKLIEDIAEAVKKHELSDDELDELIRSVRRAYDRARVEAGEAVGTVAAQSVGEPGTQMTMRTFHYAGVAELNVTLGLPRLIEIVDARKKISTPTMSIYFEGDLRYDEEFVRRKANKIGKSTLNDVLKNFSIQYADMSVVAELDDEKIQEKHLEYDEILAKVEKTFKKVEIDNNTLRFEPAKPTIRELRLLADKVRKLQISGVKNIGKVVIRKEDDEWVIHTEGSNLGAVLKEEGVDKVRTTTNDIHEIETVLGIEAARNAIIHEAKRTMEEQGLTVDIRHIMLVADMMTADGSVKSIGRHGISGEKASVLARASFEETGKHLLRASIRGEVDHLTGIIENIIIGQPIPLGTGSVSVVMKERK; encoded by the coding sequence ATGGTGAGGCTCTTCAGCAGAATAGCTGAGAGAAACCAGGGCCTTGAGGATGATGAACTCCTGGATGCAGTGGAGGAGGATTATCAGCGGATACTCAAGGTCCAGGCGCTCGTCAAAAGGAAGAGGGCCAAGTTCCCCCCGAAACTCATTGAGGATATAGCTGAGGCCGTGAAGAAGCATGAACTCAGTGACGATGAACTGGATGAGCTCATAAGAAGTGTCAGGAGAGCCTATGACCGGGCCAGGGTTGAGGCCGGTGAGGCCGTTGGGACGGTGGCAGCCCAGTCAGTGGGTGAGCCAGGTACCCAGATGACAATGCGTACCTTCCACTATGCAGGTGTGGCAGAGCTCAACGTTACACTGGGTCTTCCAAGGCTCATAGAGATCGTTGACGCCAGGAAGAAGATATCCACGCCAACAATGAGCATCTACTTCGAGGGGGACCTCAGGTACGATGAGGAATTCGTGCGAAGGAAGGCCAACAAGATAGGTAAGAGCACCCTGAACGATGTGCTTAAAAATTTCAGCATCCAGTACGCTGACATGTCAGTTGTTGCTGAACTGGATGATGAAAAAATCCAGGAGAAGCACCTTGAATATGATGAGATACTGGCCAAGGTGGAAAAAACTTTTAAGAAAGTAGAAATAGATAACAACACACTGAGATTTGAACCCGCGAAACCCACCATAAGGGAGCTAAGGCTACTCGCAGATAAGGTGAGGAAACTCCAGATAAGCGGGGTTAAAAACATAGGAAAGGTGGTTATCCGTAAAGAGGATGATGAATGGGTAATCCACACTGAGGGTTCAAACCTTGGAGCTGTTCTTAAAGAAGAGGGTGTGGATAAGGTCCGGACTACAACCAACGATATACATGAGATAGAGACAGTCCTGGGCATAGAGGCAGCTAGAAACGCGATAATACACGAAGCAAAGAGGACCATGGAGGAACAGGGGCTAACAGTCGACATAAGGCACATAATGCTCGTTGCAGATATGATGACCGCTGATGGCTCTGTCAAGTCCATTGGAAGGCACGGTATCAGTGGTGAAAAGGCCAGTGTTCTTGCAAGGGCTTCTTTTGAGGAAACCGGTAAGCACCTTCTGAGAGCAAGTATCAGGGGCGAGGTGGACCACCTCACCGGTATCATAGAGAACATTATTATAGGGCAACCTATACCCCTGGGTACAGGTTCCGTTAGTGTTGTGATGAAAGAAAGAAAATAG
- a CDS encoding 50S ribosomal protein L30e: protein MDIDRGIRVAVDTGNVILGSKRTIQSLKLGKGKLVVMASNIPEDLKEDIEYYAKLSEIPVYTHEGTSVELGSVCGKPFTVGALLIQDPGDSTILEMVG from the coding sequence ATGGACATAGATAGAGGAATACGAGTCGCTGTAGATACTGGTAATGTTATCCTTGGATCAAAGAGGACTATTCAGAGCCTCAAACTGGGTAAGGGTAAACTGGTGGTGATGGCCAGCAACATTCCAGAGGACCTCAAGGAGGACATAGAATACTATGCGAAGCTATCAGAGATCCCGGTGTACACCCATGAAGGCACCAGTGTTGAACTGGGCTCTGTCTGCGGTAAACCATTCACCGTGGGGGCCCTCTTAATCCAGGATCCAGGTGATTCAACAATACTGGAAATGGTGGGGTAG
- a CDS encoding NusA-like transcription termination signal-binding factor, translated as MTIKFTTNEIRYIALFESMTGAMVKDCIVDDENGRVTFLVKKGDMGLAIGKKGSTVAKVQKALDKGVEVIEHSNDPVEFIKNLMAPAKVRSIRILQKENGEKIATVETDPKNKRIAIGRGGQNIERARLLARRQHNISNIIIK; from the coding sequence GTGACTATCAAATTTACCACAAATGAGATAAGGTACATTGCACTCTTTGAGAGCATGACCGGTGCAATGGTGAAGGACTGCATCGTGGATGATGAAAACGGCAGGGTAACCTTCCTTGTCAAGAAGGGTGATATGGGTCTGGCCATAGGTAAAAAGGGAAGCACGGTTGCCAAGGTCCAGAAGGCCCTTGATAAGGGTGTTGAAGTAATAGAACACTCAAACGACCCCGTGGAGTTCATAAAGAACCTCATGGCACCAGCCAAGGTCAGGAGTATCAGGATACTCCAGAAGGAAAACGGTGAAAAGATAGCCACAGTTGAAACAGACCCGAAGAACAAGAGAATCGCCATTGGACGTGGCGGACAGAACATTGAGAGGGCCAGGCTTCTGGCCAGAAGACAGCACAACATAAGCAATATTATAATAAAATAA
- a CDS encoding 30S ribosomal protein S12 — translation MPGLFAAKKLKSKRQNFRWKDTHYKRRSLRLDVKADPLEGAPQARGIVIEKVGIEAKQPNSAIRKCVRVQLIKNGKQITAFAPGDGAIGFIDEHDEVVVEGIGGPSGRSMGDIPGVRWKVTKVNNVSLQEMVKGKIEKPVR, via the coding sequence TTGCCAGGACTTTTCGCAGCAAAGAAACTTAAAAGCAAGAGGCAGAACTTCAGATGGAAGGACACACACTACAAGAGGAGATCACTGCGCCTCGACGTTAAGGCGGACCCCCTCGAGGGAGCACCCCAGGCCAGGGGTATAGTGATCGAGAAGGTTGGTATAGAGGCAAAACAGCCGAACTCAGCCATAAGGAAATGTGTCAGGGTCCAGCTCATAAAGAACGGAAAACAGATCACAGCCTTCGCACCTGGCGACGGCGCCATTGGTTTTATCGATGAACACGATGAGGTTGTTGTTGAGGGCATAGGTGGACCTTCAGGAAGGTCCATGGGTGACATACCCGGTGTCAGGTGGAAGGTGACGAAGGTCAACAACGTATCCCTGCAGGAAATGGTTAAAGGGAAAATAGAAAAACCTGTGAGGTAA
- the rpsG gene encoding 30S ribosomal protein S7: MSLVFDKWELDEVKVEDMGLAKYICLDSILVPHTMGRHVKRQFAKSKVSIVERLINKVMRTERNSGKKNKAYKIVQKAFEIINRRTKENPVQILVKAVENTSPREETTRIKYGGIGYQVAVDISPQRRVDLSLGFITKGAMQAAFKNKKSIEECLANEIMLAAEYDTRSFAIQKKEEKERIARSAH; the protein is encoded by the coding sequence ATGAGTTTAGTTTTTGATAAATGGGAACTGGACGAGGTCAAGGTTGAGGACATGGGCCTCGCCAAGTACATCTGCCTTGACAGTATCCTGGTCCCGCACACAATGGGAAGACACGTCAAGAGACAGTTCGCAAAGTCAAAGGTCTCCATTGTTGAGAGGCTCATAAACAAGGTGATGAGGACAGAAAGGAACTCAGGTAAAAAGAACAAGGCCTACAAGATAGTGCAGAAAGCCTTTGAAATCATAAACAGGAGGACCAAGGAGAACCCTGTTCAGATCCTTGTTAAGGCCGTTGAAAACACCTCACCAAGGGAGGAGACCACGAGGATCAAGTACGGTGGTATAGGTTACCAGGTCGCAGTTGACATCTCCCCCCAGAGGAGGGTGGACCTCTCACTGGGATTCATAACCAAGGGCGCAATGCAGGCAGCATTCAAGAACAAGAAGTCCATAGAGGAGTGCCTTGCGAATGAGATAATGCTGGCTGCAGAGTACGACACAAGAAGCTTCGCGATTCAGAAGAAGGAAGAGAAAGAAAGGATAGCCAGATCCGCACATTAA
- a CDS encoding elongation factor EF-2 — MSRRAKMISKIKELMYQPEYIRNIGIVAHIDHGKTTLSDNLLAGAGMISAELAGDQRFLDFDEQEQARGITIDAANVSMVHSYEGNEYLINLIDTPGHVDFGGDVTRAMRAVDGAVVVVCAVEGIMPQTETVLRQALKENVRPVLFINKVDRLINELKLDASELQERFVKIIANANKLIKNMAPEEFRDKWQVRVEDGSVAFGSAYHNWAINVPIMQETGINFNDIYEYCKEDNQKELAQKVPLHQVLLGMVVEHLPSPADSQAYRVPIIWSGDLESEEGQAMLKTDPEGPLAVMVTDVSIDKHAGEVATGRVYGGTIEKGSEVFLVGSHSKARVQQVGVYMGPERVNTDKVPAGNIVAITGAKNAVAGETICDTGRKIKAFEGLEHISEPVVTVAVEAKNTKDLPKLIEVLRQVGKEDPTVRVEINEETGEHLISGMGELHLEIIAYRINEKGVEIETSEPIVVYRETVAGTAGPVEGKSPNKHNRFYIEIEPVEESVMQAIQEGKIKEGRVKGKEMAKNFIEAGMDKEEARRVWDVYEKNIFINMTRGIQYLDEIKELLMDGFESAMDNGPLAKEKVMGVKIKLMDAKIHEDAVHRGPAQVLPAIRKGIFGAMMSAEPVLLEPIQKVFINVPQDYMGSATREIQNRRGQIVNMTQEGDMVTVESTVPVAEMFGFAGDIRSATEGRCLWSTENAGFERLPNELQHTIIREVRTRKGLSPEPYRADHYLG; from the coding sequence GTGAGCAGACGTGCAAAAATGATTAGTAAGATTAAGGAGCTCATGTACCAGCCAGAGTACATCCGTAACATCGGTATAGTGGCACACATTGACCACGGGAAAACAACACTCTCCGACAACCTCCTGGCTGGTGCTGGGATGATCTCCGCTGAACTGGCAGGGGATCAGCGCTTCCTTGACTTCGACGAACAGGAACAGGCAAGGGGTATCACCATTGACGCTGCGAACGTCTCAATGGTCCACTCCTACGAGGGAAATGAATACCTCATAAACCTCATCGACACACCAGGTCACGTTGACTTCGGGGGTGACGTTACAAGGGCCATGAGGGCCGTTGACGGTGCAGTTGTTGTTGTATGTGCCGTTGAGGGCATAATGCCCCAGACAGAAACCGTGCTAAGGCAGGCCCTCAAGGAAAACGTGAGACCCGTCCTCTTCATAAACAAGGTTGACAGGCTCATAAACGAACTTAAACTTGACGCCAGTGAGCTCCAGGAGAGGTTCGTGAAGATCATAGCAAATGCAAACAAACTCATCAAGAACATGGCCCCTGAGGAGTTCAGGGACAAATGGCAGGTCCGTGTTGAGGATGGGAGTGTCGCCTTCGGTTCAGCCTACCACAACTGGGCGATAAACGTCCCCATAATGCAGGAGACAGGCATAAACTTCAACGACATCTACGAGTACTGTAAGGAGGACAACCAGAAGGAACTTGCCCAGAAGGTGCCGCTACACCAGGTCCTTCTTGGAATGGTTGTTGAACACCTGCCAAGCCCCGCCGATTCCCAGGCATACAGGGTCCCAATAATATGGTCCGGGGACCTTGAAAGCGAAGAGGGACAGGCCATGCTAAAAACAGACCCTGAAGGCCCCCTTGCAGTGATGGTAACCGATGTGAGTATAGACAAACACGCCGGGGAAGTCGCCACGGGACGTGTCTATGGTGGAACAATAGAGAAGGGAAGCGAGGTCTTCCTTGTGGGTTCCCACAGCAAGGCACGTGTCCAGCAGGTCGGTGTCTACATGGGACCAGAGAGGGTTAACACCGACAAGGTCCCGGCAGGTAACATCGTGGCCATAACCGGTGCCAAGAATGCAGTTGCAGGTGAAACAATCTGCGACACCGGCAGGAAGATAAAGGCCTTTGAGGGCCTTGAACACATCTCCGAACCAGTGGTTACAGTTGCAGTTGAGGCCAAGAACACCAAGGACCTTCCAAAGCTCATAGAGGTACTCAGGCAGGTCGGTAAGGAGGACCCAACCGTAAGGGTTGAAATAAACGAGGAGACCGGTGAACACCTCATCTCAGGTATGGGTGAACTCCACCTTGAGATCATAGCCTACAGGATCAACGAGAAGGGTGTTGAGATAGAGACATCAGAACCGATAGTCGTCTACAGGGAGACCGTTGCAGGTACCGCAGGACCCGTTGAGGGTAAATCACCCAACAAACACAACCGCTTCTACATAGAAATTGAACCAGTTGAAGAATCAGTGATGCAAGCTATACAGGAAGGTAAGATAAAAGAAGGTCGTGTAAAGGGTAAGGAGATGGCCAAGAACTTCATAGAGGCAGGTATGGATAAGGAGGAAGCCAGAAGGGTCTGGGATGTCTATGAGAAGAACATCTTCATCAACATGACCCGTGGTATCCAGTACCTCGACGAGATCAAGGAGCTCCTCATGGACGGATTTGAGAGTGCAATGGACAACGGCCCACTGGCCAAGGAGAAGGTCATGGGGGTTAAGATAAAACTCATGGACGCCAAGATCCACGAGGACGCTGTCCACAGGGGTCCCGCACAGGTACTTCCAGCCATAAGGAAGGGTATATTCGGTGCCATGATGTCTGCAGAGCCAGTGCTCCTTGAACCCATACAGAAGGTATTCATCAACGTGCCACAGGATTACATGGGAAGCGCGACACGTGAGATACAGAACAGGCGTGGACAGATCGTCAACATGACCCAGGAGGGTGACATGGTAACCGTTGAATCCACTGTACCAGTGGCGGAGATGTTTGGATTCGCAGGCGATATCAGGTCAGCCACCGAGGGACGATGTCTCTGGTCAACAGAGAACGCTGGATTCGAGAGACTTCCAAATGAACTGCAGCACACCATAATAAGGGAGGTAAGGACCAGGAAGGGTCTGAGTCCTGAACCCTACAGGGCAGACCACTACCTGGGTTAA
- the tuf gene encoding translation elongation factor EF-1 subunit alpha, translated as MAKEKEHMNLAFIGHVDHGKSTLVGHLLLQAGAIAEQQLADGEDKFRFVMDRLSEERERGVTIDLAHAKFETDKYEFTIVDCPGHRDFVKNMITGASQADAAVLVVAVDDGVMPQTKEHVFLSRTLGINQLIVAINKMDLVNYDEEKFNALKDEVAALIKTVGYKPSDVEFIPLSAFEGDNITSKSENTPWYKGKTLVEALDDLEAPEKPVDLPLRIPIQDVYSITGVGTVPVGRVETGVLKKGENVIFEPAGVSGEVKSIEMHHEMIEQAEPGDNIGFNVRGVGKNDIRRGDVAGHLDNPPKVAKEFTAQIVVLQHPGVITVGYTPVFHCHTAQVACTFLELVQKMNPATGQVEEENPDFLKTGNAAVVRVKPTKPLVIEKIKDIPHMGRFAIRDMGQTVAAGMCIDLVPAK; from the coding sequence ATGGCTAAAGAAAAAGAACACATGAACCTGGCGTTTATTGGACACGTAGACCACGGAAAATCCACACTAGTGGGACACCTGCTCCTGCAGGCCGGAGCAATCGCCGAACAGCAGTTAGCTGATGGTGAAGACAAGTTCAGGTTTGTCATGGACAGGCTCTCCGAGGAAAGGGAAAGGGGAGTTACAATCGACCTTGCACACGCCAAATTCGAAACAGACAAGTACGAGTTCACAATCGTGGACTGCCCCGGACACCGTGACTTCGTTAAGAACATGATCACAGGTGCGTCCCAGGCAGACGCAGCAGTCCTTGTTGTCGCAGTTGACGACGGTGTAATGCCTCAGACCAAGGAACACGTGTTCCTATCAAGGACACTTGGTATAAACCAGCTCATAGTCGCCATCAACAAGATGGATCTTGTCAACTACGACGAAGAGAAATTCAACGCCCTCAAGGATGAGGTTGCAGCCCTCATCAAAACCGTGGGTTACAAGCCAAGCGACGTTGAATTCATCCCACTCTCCGCCTTTGAAGGGGACAACATAACATCAAAGAGCGAGAACACCCCATGGTACAAGGGTAAAACACTCGTTGAAGCCCTCGACGACCTTGAAGCACCTGAAAAACCTGTGGATCTTCCACTGAGGATCCCTATACAGGACGTCTACTCCATCACAGGTGTCGGTACAGTTCCAGTGGGACGTGTCGAGACCGGTGTCCTCAAGAAGGGTGAAAACGTCATATTCGAACCAGCAGGTGTAAGTGGAGAGGTTAAATCAATCGAAATGCACCACGAAATGATCGAACAGGCAGAACCCGGTGACAACATAGGTTTCAACGTCAGGGGTGTCGGTAAAAACGACATCAGAAGGGGAGACGTTGCAGGACACCTTGACAACCCACCAAAGGTTGCCAAGGAGTTCACAGCACAGATCGTTGTTCTCCAGCACCCTGGTGTCATAACAGTGGGTTACACACCTGTATTCCACTGCCACACAGCACAGGTTGCCTGTACCTTCCTTGAACTGGTGCAGAAAATGAACCCTGCAACAGGTCAGGTGGAAGAGGAAAACCCTGACTTCCTGAAAACAGGTAACGCTGCTGTTGTGAGGGTCAAACCAACCAAGCCACTGGTCATCGAGAAGATAAAGGACATCCCACACATGGGAAGATTCGCCATAAGGGACATGGGACAGACAGTGGCTGCTGGAATGTGCATAGACCTCGTACCAGCAAAATAA
- the rpsJ gene encoding 30S ribosomal protein S10: MHKARIKLTGTDPEKLAYVCDQLKKIAERTGVDMSGPIPLPTKRLVVPTRKSPDGEGTATWEKWEMRIHKRLVGIEADERAMRQVMKVNVPDNVSIEIELKS; the protein is encoded by the coding sequence ATGCACAAAGCAAGGATTAAACTGACAGGGACAGACCCTGAAAAACTGGCATACGTCTGTGACCAGCTCAAGAAGATTGCTGAAAGGACAGGCGTGGACATGTCAGGCCCAATCCCCCTCCCAACAAAGAGGCTCGTGGTTCCAACAAGGAAATCCCCGGATGGTGAGGGAACCGCTACCTGGGAGAAATGGGAGATGAGGATCCACAAGAGGCTTGTGGGTATAGAGGCCGATGAAAGGGCCATGCGTCAGGTCATGAAGGTCAATGTGCCTGACAATGTCAGCATTGAAATTGAACTCAAAAGTTAA
- the mtrA gene encoding tetrahydromethanopterin S-methyltransferase subunit A — protein sequence MVEKKPVPEDWPHIVGDYVVGDEESPVAVVTLGSHMEDEPVKAGAAISGPLHTENLGIEKVVGNVIANPNLRFLVVCGAEVMGHITGQTMKALHSNGVDLETGRIIGATGAIPYIENMPEEAIERFRRQVELVDMVDVEDPDSIAARIQECVVHDSGAMEEEPLILKVPEIGKVDSEENT from the coding sequence ATGGTTGAAAAGAAACCCGTACCTGAAGACTGGCCACACATAGTTGGGGACTATGTGGTTGGCGATGAAGAAAGCCCGGTTGCGGTTGTCACCCTCGGGTCACACATGGAAGATGAACCCGTGAAGGCGGGCGCTGCAATTTCAGGTCCACTTCACACAGAGAACCTTGGGATAGAGAAAGTTGTTGGGAACGTTATTGCAAACCCCAACCTGCGCTTCCTTGTTGTATGCGGTGCAGAGGTAATGGGGCACATCACAGGGCAGACCATGAAGGCCCTCCACAGCAATGGTGTAGACCTGGAAACAGGGAGGATCATCGGTGCAACCGGTGCAATACCCTACATTGAGAACATGCCGGAGGAGGCCATAGAAAGGTTCCGGAGACAGGTTGAACTGGTGGACATGGTTGATGTTGAGGATCCAGATTCAATAGCTGCAAGGATCCAGGAATGTGTGGTTCATGACTCCGGTGCAATGGAAGAGGAACCCCTAATTTTAAAGGTTCCAGAGATAGGAAAAGTGGATTCAGAAGAAAACACCTGA
- a CDS encoding TetR/AcrR family transcriptional regulator, which translates to MAPSRRERERERRREQIIRAAEKAFFARGYDRVTMDEIAEEAEVNKALLYYYFKNKESLFFAVNLYGVRILHSMYRRCLKLDTDGYGKVRAMVEALYSFSKEHPDYFRIYCYSGTERFELSESEDAREIVDLRTGMWRLMVEAIMEGMNDGSIRSDLDPVELSIYIHTLAINALNLDFTSRMVLEARSISRDRFWEDLEVFLESALRP; encoded by the coding sequence ATGGCCCCATCAAGACGCGAACGTGAACGTGAAAGGAGACGTGAACAGATAATAAGGGCGGCAGAGAAGGCATTCTTTGCACGGGGATACGACAGAGTGACCATGGATGAGATAGCCGAGGAGGCAGAGGTCAACAAGGCCCTCCTCTACTACTACTTCAAAAACAAGGAATCCCTCTTCTTCGCAGTGAACCTCTACGGTGTCCGCATACTCCACAGCATGTACAGAAGGTGCCTGAAGCTTGACACAGATGGATACGGTAAGGTCAGGGCCATGGTGGAGGCCCTCTACAGCTTCTCAAAGGAACACCCCGACTACTTCAGGATATACTGCTACAGTGGCACCGAGAGGTTCGAGCTGAGTGAAAGTGAGGATGCACGGGAGATAGTGGACCTCCGTACCGGAATGTGGAGGCTCATGGTTGAGGCCATAATGGAGGGCATGAATGACGGAAGCATCCGCAGCGACCTCGACCCTGTGGAGCTATCCATATACATCCATACACTGGCCATAAACGCCCTGAACCTTGATTTCACATCCAGGATGGTCCTGGAGGCCAGGAGTATCAGCAGGGACAGATTCTGGGAGGACCTTGAGGTTTTCCTTGAATCCGCCCTCAGGCCCTAA